ATCCGGTCGACGCCGCGGAAGAAATCCGCCGTGTGGTTCCGGTTCTTGAGGAAATTCGCCGCCGCTCCGACGTGCCCCTCAGCGTGGATACGCGAAAAGCTGTGGTGGCCGAAGCGGCGCTTGTGGCGGGCGCCAACGTGGTTAATGATGTCTCGGCTCTCGGCGACCCGGAAATGGCTCCCCTCGTCGCGAAAACCGGTGCCGGTCTGATCGTGATGCATATGTTGCGTGAGCCCAAAACGATGCAAGACGACCCCGTGTACCGGGATGTGCTCGAAGAGGTAAACACGTTTCTGCGCGAGCGGGTCGACCGTGCCGTCGCGGCGGGAATTGCCCGAGAAAACATTGCCGTTGACCCGGGGATCGGCTTTGGCAAAACTCTGGAACATAATCTGGCGATCATGAAGCACCTTCGCGTTTTCGGACGCGACGGCTTGCCGATTGCGGTGGGACCGAGTCGCAAACGTTTCATCGGCATGTTGACGGGAGCCGAGGTCGGCGACCGTTTACCGGGAACCTTGGCCGCGGTGGTCATGGCCGTGGCGAAGGGGGCGCATATTTTGCGAGTGCACGATGTCGCCGCGACGGTGCAGGCGACGCAAACCGCGCGCGCGATTTTACGGGCGTAGAGAACGTGGAAATATTCGACACGCTAAAATCGACCTTCAGCGGGATCAATCTTATTGATCTGCTCGATATCTTTATCGTCGCGTTTATCATCTACCGCCTTCTCGTTCTGATTCAGGGCACCCGCGCCCTGCAGATACTCGTCGGATTGGTCGTCATCATCGCCGTATTCCTGATGAGCAATCTTCTCGGCTTTTACACGCTCAACTGGATCCTTTCGACT
The window above is part of the Candidatus Lernaella stagnicola genome. Proteins encoded here:
- the folP gene encoding dihydropteroate synthase yields the protein MIWKGRDCAFDLSTKTIVMGIINATPDSFSDGGLFATKEEAVARAMRLIEEGADIIDLGGESTRPGSDPVDAAEEIRRVVPVLEEIRRRSDVPLSVDTRKAVVAEAALVAGANVVNDVSALGDPEMAPLVAKTGAGLIVMHMLREPKTMQDDPVYRDVLEEVNTFLRERVDRAVAAGIARENIAVDPGIGFGKTLEHNLAIMKHLRVFGRDGLPIAVGPSRKRFIGMLTGAEVGDRLPGTLAAVVMAVAKGAHILRVHDVAATVQATQTARAILRA